The Desulfomicrobium orale DSM 12838 genome includes a window with the following:
- a CDS encoding zonular occludens toxin domain-containing protein has protein sequence MSIEIVTGVPGSGKSYYSVHRIKKLLDTSGRFLVLHNIEGLAPLDNRCISINWVSIDFNAQAMQERLKSLRSEYHLQDSDLIHIYVDEAQRFFPPDLKDADIFYFFDYHRHYGVNITLITQHEKKLTFKITSLAEVEIRAVSSRINPFGSFVYKLSSGGEQYATERLSKDKAVFALYKSFQAGSGTVKKSRFRYIVLAILVLAVVAWFIFFKFFAESFGIGGEQPVRELPKAPTADKPLLPSIPGTLLSG, from the coding sequence ATGTCTATAGAGATCGTTACAGGCGTTCCCGGTTCCGGAAAATCGTATTACTCCGTCCATCGCATCAAAAAGTTGTTGGACACTTCCGGCCGGTTCCTTGTCCTGCATAATATAGAAGGTTTGGCTCCTTTGGATAATCGTTGCATCTCCATCAATTGGGTCAGCATAGATTTCAATGCACAGGCGATGCAGGAGCGCTTGAAATCGCTTCGTTCAGAGTATCATCTCCAGGACTCGGACCTGATCCATATCTATGTTGACGAGGCACAGAGGTTTTTTCCTCCTGATCTCAAGGATGCGGATATCTTCTATTTCTTCGATTATCATCGCCATTACGGGGTGAACATTACCCTGATCACCCAGCATGAAAAAAAGCTGACATTCAAGATAACAAGCCTTGCGGAAGTTGAAATCCGTGCGGTTTCTTCACGCATTAACCCTTTCGGGTCATTTGTTTACAAGCTCTCCTCTGGTGGTGAGCAATACGCAACCGAGCGCCTCTCAAAAGATAAAGCTGTTTTTGCCCTGTACAAGTCGTTTCAGGCTGGGTCTGGAACTGTCAAAAAATCAAGGTTCCGCTATATTGTCCTTGCTATACTTGTTCTTGCCGTTGTGGCGTGGTTCATCTTTTTCAAATTTTTCGCAGAATCTTTTGGTATTGGTGGTGAGCAACCAGTCCGGGAGCTTCCCAAGGCTCCCACTGCTGATAAACCCTTGTTGCCTTCCATTCCCGGCACATTGCTGTCCGGCTAA
- a CDS encoding IS4 family transposase: protein MCGKRNHHNILPHKEILDLSHHNTLFSQTLSLIPRHVFQKLERRHKTGRSSRQFGFKEQFTVMAFIQLAARRSMRDGLRCLEAAGNRLYHWGLKNVARSTFADANNSRPVGFFKDLFAEMYGLCAAKAPKHKFRFKSKLFSLDATTIKLCLSLFPWASFRQAKGGVKVHTLLDHDGHIPAFATVTDAKTHESRIAQAMELPRGSIVVFDKGFISYPWFRILGAKGVFFVTRLKRNAVFKLLERRLVNRKTGVTSDHIIEVSSRGKSLRLRRIGYRDQETGKHYEFLTNHFRLSAKTIADIYKDRWQIELFFKEIKQNLRIKTFVGNSENAVLIQIYTALTVYLLLAYQKFLSRLGLSVQQLFQLIQLNLLGEASLDELLNPRRRKFDNSYNFKLLDYIA, encoded by the coding sequence ATGTGTGGTAAAAGAAATCACCACAACATCTTGCCACACAAGGAGATTCTGGACTTGAGTCACCATAATACACTATTCTCCCAGACGCTATCTCTGATTCCCAGACATGTTTTTCAGAAACTCGAAAGACGGCACAAAACCGGGCGCTCGTCGCGTCAATTCGGTTTCAAGGAGCAGTTCACGGTCATGGCCTTCATCCAGCTTGCCGCAAGACGTTCCATGCGCGATGGCCTGCGCTGCCTTGAGGCTGCGGGAAACCGCCTGTATCACTGGGGACTGAAAAACGTGGCCCGCTCGACCTTTGCTGACGCGAACAATTCTCGCCCCGTAGGCTTTTTCAAGGATCTGTTCGCCGAGATGTACGGCCTGTGCGCCGCAAAAGCCCCGAAGCACAAATTCCGTTTCAAATCCAAATTGTTCAGTCTGGACGCCACCACCATAAAGCTTTGCCTGTCGCTTTTTCCCTGGGCCTCGTTTCGGCAGGCCAAGGGCGGCGTCAAAGTACATACCTTGCTGGATCACGATGGCCATATCCCGGCTTTCGCAACCGTCACCGACGCCAAAACCCATGAAAGCCGCATAGCTCAGGCTATGGAGTTGCCCAGGGGCTCCATCGTGGTCTTTGACAAGGGCTTCATCAGCTATCCCTGGTTTCGGATCCTCGGGGCAAAGGGTGTCTTTTTTGTGACCCGGCTCAAGCGCAACGCCGTTTTCAAACTCCTGGAGCGCCGCCTCGTGAATCGCAAGACCGGCGTTACTTCCGATCACATCATTGAAGTCTCCAGCCGGGGAAAATCCTTACGCTTGCGCCGTATCGGCTATCGTGACCAGGAAACCGGGAAACACTACGAATTTTTGACCAACCATTTCCGGCTTTCGGCGAAAACCATCGCCGACATCTATAAAGACCGCTGGCAAATCGAGCTCTTCTTCAAGGAAATCAAACAAAATTTGCGCATAAAGACCTTCGTCGGCAACTCGGAAAATGCGGTTCTGATCCAGATTTACACGGCCCTGACGGTTTACCTGCTCCTCGCGTACCAGAAATTCCTCAGCCGTCTCGGACTCTCCGTACAGCAACTCTTCCAGCTCATTCAACTCAACCTGCTCGGCGAGGCCTCCTTGGATGAACTCCTGAATCCCAGACGACGAAAATTCGATAATTCATATAACTTCAAACTGTTAGATTACATCGCTTAG